The Candidatus Thermokryptus mobilis genome contains a region encoding:
- a CDS encoding zinc-dependent alcohol dehydrogenase — protein MLAAFLTDIGKIEIKESQIPEPSNGEVIVQVKSALTCGTDLKMYLRGHPKFNFPMLFGHECSGVIYRAGSGVKNFKEGDEVMFVNSASCGQCYYCRRGDENLCVNLFDSIFLGAYSEFAKVPARIVQRNMFLKPKHLSFTQSAFLEPLSCVMNGIRNLNAKEGDNVLVIGDGPIGLMFVLAVKKFFNVNLILAGRHAQRLELGVKFGADHIINTNEVDLRVWAREITNGIGPNLVIECTGRADVWEESLEIVSKGGLVLLFGGLPAGTKVGFDATKIHYDQIVLRGVFHFTSKDVRMAYDFLSGNSERLNELISGKYELLELPRVFELLTLRQGIKYEIVP, from the coding sequence ATGTTGGCAGCTTTTCTTACGGACATAGGGAAAATAGAGATAAAGGAAAGTCAAATACCCGAGCCATCAAATGGTGAGGTTATTGTTCAGGTCAAATCCGCTCTCACATGTGGGACTGATTTGAAGATGTATCTTCGCGGTCATCCGAAATTTAATTTTCCGATGCTTTTCGGTCACGAATGTTCTGGCGTGATTTATAGAGCGGGCTCGGGGGTGAAAAATTTTAAAGAGGGCGATGAGGTTATGTTTGTAAATTCAGCATCATGTGGTCAATGTTATTATTGTAGGCGTGGTGATGAAAATCTTTGTGTCAATTTATTTGATAGCATTTTCTTAGGTGCTTATTCTGAGTTTGCCAAGGTTCCAGCCCGAATTGTTCAGAGGAATATGTTTTTAAAACCGAAGCATCTTTCTTTTACTCAGTCGGCTTTTCTTGAGCCATTGTCTTGCGTTATGAATGGGATAAGAAATTTAAATGCAAAGGAGGGTGACAATGTTCTTGTCATTGGGGATGGTCCGATTGGATTGATGTTTGTTCTTGCGGTAAAAAAATTTTTCAATGTTAATTTAATACTTGCTGGAAGGCATGCTCAACGGCTTGAGCTTGGTGTCAAGTTTGGCGCTGATCACATCATCAATACAAATGAGGTTGATCTGCGTGTTTGGGCAAGGGAGATAACTAATGGGATTGGACCAAATTTGGTGATTGAATGCACAGGGAGGGCAGATGTTTGGGAGGAGTCCCTTGAAATTGTGTCAAAGGGTGGCTTGGTTTTGTTATTCGGCGGTTTGCCAGCTGGAACGAAGGTAGGTTTTGATGCAACAAAAATACATTATGATCAAATCGTTTTGAGGGGAGTTTTCCATTTCACATCAAAAGATGTGAGGATGGCTTATGATTTTTTAAGCGGTAATTCAGAGAGGTTAAATGAGCTTATCTCTGGTAAATATGAGCTCTTGGAACTCCCAAGGGTTTTTGAGCTTTTGACTTTAAGGCAGGGGATTAAGTATGAAATCGTCCCTTAA
- a CDS encoding 3-hydroxyacyl-CoA dehydrogenase → MNTVGVVGAGRMGSGIAQVMAQTGYDVILFDISNDTLQVALENIKRHLQKGVEVGTIKKEQLQNVLTRIHPTTKLKHFITADIVFEAVVEDIDVKRKIFKELDDRCPHSTILATNTSSLSVTKIASATENPYRVIGTHFFNPPYVLKLVEVVRAQHTSEEVIENVVNFLKGIGHTPIVVKDSPGFIVNRISRHFYLEPLRAYEIGLAGIEEIDSAFKFFGLEMGPFEVIDYVGVDVNYIVSRSIYERFNYEERFRPVYFQAQLVDAGFLGRKTNGGFYEYIGGGKKVREFLKRGKISYKFGKKFLNLADRICSKLRVQSDSLSNEQKIVVALTFSMIINEAYNALMEGLASEDDINLAFRLVRFPAGPFELASQIGLRNLVSFLNLAMDEFLSERYRPSLLLVKKAI, encoded by the coding sequence ATGAACACAGTTGGCGTAGTCGGAGCTGGACGCATGGGCAGTGGAATAGCTCAAGTTATGGCTCAGACAGGTTATGATGTTATACTTTTTGATATATCAAACGATACGCTTCAGGTTGCGCTTGAAAACATAAAAAGACATCTGCAAAAAGGAGTTGAAGTTGGGACGATCAAAAAGGAACAATTGCAGAATGTATTAACGAGAATTCACCCGACGACAAAGTTAAAGCATTTTATAACCGCTGACATTGTCTTTGAGGCGGTGGTTGAGGACATTGATGTTAAAAGAAAGATTTTTAAGGAGCTTGACGATAGGTGTCCTCATTCAACTATACTTGCGACTAACACATCTTCATTATCGGTTACGAAAATCGCTTCAGCTACTGAAAATCCTTATCGTGTCATAGGGACACATTTTTTCAATCCGCCGTATGTTCTTAAACTTGTTGAAGTTGTCAGAGCTCAGCATACATCTGAGGAAGTCATTGAGAATGTCGTTAATTTTTTAAAGGGGATCGGGCATACTCCAATAGTCGTGAAGGATTCACCTGGTTTCATTGTGAATAGAATATCAAGGCATTTTTATCTTGAGCCGTTGAGAGCATATGAAATTGGTCTTGCTGGGATTGAGGAAATTGACTCTGCTTTTAAATTTTTTGGGCTTGAGATGGGACCTTTTGAGGTGATTGATTATGTTGGTGTTGATGTGAATTACATTGTTTCTCGTTCAATTTATGAGAGGTTTAATTATGAGGAGAGGTTTAGACCCGTTTATTTTCAGGCGCAGCTTGTTGATGCTGGTTTCTTGGGGCGTAAGACGAACGGTGGATTTTATGAATATATCGGAGGAGGGAAGAAGGTTCGGGAGTTTTTGAAGAGAGGAAAGATTAGTTATAAATTTGGTAAGAAATTTTTAAACCTTGCGGATAGGATTTGCTCAAAATTGAGAGTTCAAAGCGATAGTTTGAGCAACGAGCAGAAAATAGTTGTTGCCTTGACTTTTTCTATGATTATAAATGAAGCATATAATGCCTTAATGGAGGGTCTTGCGAGTGAAGATGATATAAATTTGGCATTTCGCCTTGTCCGTTTCCCTGCAGGACCTTTTGAACTTGCAAGTCAAATAGGTTTGAGAAATTTGGTTAGTTTTCTTAATCTTGCTATGGATGAATTTTTAAGTGAAAGGTATAGACCATCACTTCTTTTGGTAAAAAAGGCGATTTAA